The Podospora bellae-mahoneyi strain CBS 112042 chromosome 7, whole genome shotgun sequence genomic sequence TGATATGGCTGTTTCTCAGATGAGGGAGAATATCAATGGGCTTTGATCAAGGAGATGTGGATGGGGTCGTTCATGTGGTTGTTTTTCGTCTTGGGGTTCATATTCTGCGAAAGCTTGAGGATGAACTTGTGATGACTCGATGCTGTCATTCATGTAGATGTTTTTTCGGGTTGGACTTTAGACTTACACAACATAGCAGTTGCCGTTTGATATTCGTTGCTGAATATGCATTACAATTTTGATTCTGCTCACATATAAGAATTTTCAAAAAGTAATTGCGTCTTCATCAGGAAGTATATCGTGATATCCAGGGATCATGCAAAATGACCCCATCTTCGCTTCCAGGTGAATACACAAAGTGACATATGCAAGGAACTGCTTCACATGCAGTCCGATACACCCTTAGAGGACGGCCTAGACGCCGTGATAAGGTACCCGAGACTCGATGTAGTCAGCCACGGGTCCTCATGTACACATGGCCTGACATGGACTCGGCAGCTGCACCAGAAGATGGATGGGTAGGGCTGACCGGTCAGGGGCTTGCTCGTCCCGAGACACCCACACCGGTTCGAGGATTCCCGATTAGCCGCGCGAACAGAGATTCGAGCATGTCGTTGGCTGCCAAAGTGCACTTTTCCGTGTGGTATCGGACCCGAGCGACTGACAGTTGAGTAAGGAAAAGGTTACGAATCACACCCGAGAGGCAGCCGGGATACGCAGCATTATCCAACAGGAGCGGGCCGATATCGTATTCGGCACATGGTGAGAGACATTTGGTACTTACATTCCGAAGACTCTCACCCGAATCCTTCAATCCGAAATTGACATGGTTGAgctgggtggtgatggtgtcgcGGAATACCCGTGGATGGCACCTTGGGGTGATATCAGTCTGAGTCTGAGTCTTCAAAGGAGAGAGATGAATCTGTGACTGTACAACTTATCACCATGTTGTGCCAATTACGTATCGGCTCGGGAACGACACTCATATCAACGAACCCATCTGTAATTGATTGCATGCAGTCAACACGTGCATTCCTCTGCTCGGGGAGCGTTATCGGATGCTGATTGCTGGATACTCGGTCCGCTCCACACACGCCCCTCCATTCCGCGAATAAGCGTGCGGGTTTTCCATATACgcccagccaccaccccctctcaccGCTGAGGAGTGCTGTAGGCCAAGGCCAGATCGCTGAAGCAGGCCCAGGTCGAGCCGGTACTTGGTGGTTCCAGAACCTGCAAGGTCGCTGCTCCAGTTACCTCATCACCTTTCCTTCAGGGCAAAAGTAAATCTAAACACAACCTGGAATCGCACACAAACTTGGCTTTTTTTCTCTACCTAGCAGGAATACCAGGAAGGCCATGATCGGCAGCCTGTTTGGTGGTACGGATACATACTTTGTCCCCGTCACGCGCGTCATTCCGTCTTCAGCCAGAGAATGGCTGCAACTGCAACAATGCCCGCTGCAACAATGGACGACGCTGCGAGGCTCGTGTCGGAGCTGCACGACAAGCTCGCTGAGCTAGATGGCAAAGTGGCCGCCTACCAGCGCGACATGTTGGCCGAGTTTCACAAGCACATGGAGGACTGTCTCAAGGACTACCCAGACGACGTCTCCAGTCAGGTGTCGCGAGTCATCGCCGAGTCAATGTCCAGGTACCCGGCTCTCAGTCCGACAAACCAAGACATGGCCGACTCGCCcgctaccaccacccatcataAGACACCAGGTTGGAAGGGCCGCAAGTCGCCTCCCCCGGTTCTCCCCCACAGATCTGGCGTGCCGACAAAAGAGGGTCCCCGGAGTCCGCACGagcgggagaaggagtttCAGGGTGTCTTCACGCCGACATACCTGCCGCTGCTCGAGAGCAATGAGCGTTCCTCCCATCGACCGCCACCGACATCGCCGGTACCGGTTCCTTCCGTCGTTCAGCagccacagcaacagcagcaacaaccaccaccacagcagcccccccagcaacaatTACAGTCACCAACCCCTCTGTCTGTCGACAACGTCAAAAAGGTGGAGGAAATCAAAAAGCCCGAGGCCCCTGTCGAGGGTAGGCCGGATCCGATCAGGCGACTGACCGACCGATCCACATCGTCGGTTGAGTCCTCGAGCAGCGAATCCAAGGTGCGCAGAAGTGCACTGCGCCGGAGCTCAAGCTCCGTCAAGGGTGCTGCGAGCCCAAGACGGGTGCGCTTCGACTTttcaggagaggaggtgttCCCGTCGTCTTCCCCGCAGCAGGCAGCCAGCCTCGTGGCTATGGCtgtggaggatgacgaggcgGACAAGCCCAAGGCTGAGCTTCTGCCTGTTGTCGAAACGTCAGCCACCTCGGCTACTGCTGTCGTAGAGGATGAGTCACCTGAGCCGGAAGAAGAGTATATCGGAACGTCGCTCCTCGacgtggaaggggaggaggattggcTCCCAAGACCCAAAAAGGTTTCTTCAACCCAAGCTTTGCAAGCACTTACCCGCAGCCCGCTGGAAGAGGGTTCATTTTGGACTGTTGTTAACGCGAATAACAATGAGGAGTCTGGAAAGGTGAATGgtcaaaaagagaaagagaccaGCACTTCAGCCCCAGCTCCTGTCAAGGTTGACTCTCAGGCTACCCTTCGGCCAGTTGACGGTCCGGGAGAAGATATCCCAGTCATCGGTCTGCTTGGCTCACCAATTGAAGAATTAGAGCAGTatgtcgacgacgacaacgaatCCGAAGAGGAGTTTTTGTCCATGCGGcccaagaacaacaagaagtCGCCCTCGCCAGGCGCCCAGACACCCTTCAAGTCGCCAGCCGCTTCTCAATTTGGGCCATCTAACCAGACCTCCAAGGCATCCGGGCCGTCAAAGACTAACGGAAAACAAGACATCCTCGAAGAAGACCCCCTGTTCGACTTTGAAGATGGTGAGAACGGAACCGGGAAAGCAGAGAAATACCTccttgaagaggaagacgatgatgatgaggatgatgacggagTGGAGGTCCGCATCCCACACAGACCAATGAGGACGACACCCACGCCCCTCCAGACCGTACTCGAGGACGAAAACAAGAAACACTCTCGCACAACCAGCTTGCCACCAGTGTCTCCATCAGCAGTCCTGTTTGGTCACAGTATTGGGTCATTTAGAGGCAACTCTATCTCGCTAAACCCCATCAAGAACACAAAACTCTATGATGAAATCGCCGGGCTTAAGGATGTCCACTTCTTCGTCGGTAGTGTCGACGGACGTAGTGGTGCCGAGGCAGCCGATATGGGGAGCTACAGAGCGATGTCGAAGGGGGTGCCAGCTGTGCCGAGAAGTTTCACCGAGAGGTTAGCCATcgaggaggcgatggagcGGAGGAGAcacgaggatgatgatgagtagTTGAGCCAAGAGGTGGTTGTATATGTTTGCTTGACTTGGCTGGGTTTCTCGGGGTGCGGTGTCAGTTTTGCTTAGTTATGGTTGCATGGATTGGAGTGACTGCATTATTTTCGACATTACCGGGATTTCTACATGGtgtttgtctttttctttgggggtggttaaagaaagggaaagaaTTCGGGGAACTTGAACATCATGAAGAGAGGGGACGGTGTTATATTGTGGTTTTGTATTATACTATGGCTGCATTATAAACTCAGATAACGGTAATGGAAGGGGGTTAATGGACCGGGAttcgggggaggatgagggaaTGGGCTACCGGTGCTTTGCTGCTAGGTTGGCTGGATGGGATTGGATAAATGAATAGGAGGCATACAGTACAGATTCATAGGCACGGCAATTAAGATCTGATATTCCTTCTTGATATCGAGTTATTCACTGTCTCAGTGTTGAATGCCTCGTGGCAAGTGTGATGGGcaaaaaaacatcaaaaagcACGCACCATCCACAATCAAATAGATTATGGTGGCCAGCCACGAAAACCCATGGGTTTTACGAGGATTTGAACAAGGAAGCTGTGGGGCTGAGCAGCCGAGGGGGGTACTTGCCCTCGACCAGCAGGCTGACCACTTGGCAACTTTGGGTGTTGGCCGCATGTGCTGCTGTCCTTGTTGGATGATGTGTGCGGAAACTAGTATATAAACTGCAGTTTAGGAAGGAgcaagatgatggtgaaagaGGAGCGAAATGGTGGTAAAAAGGAAGGAACAAAGGGTGGTAATGAGGAAGGAGCGTTTGGATGTTAACCAGAGCGGGGCCGGTCGGCATCGGGTGGCTTGCACCGTTTGGCACGGTCCAAACGGCCCGGCACTGGGGCTTGGACCCCATCTGAATGTGAGGCTGACCAATCAGATCATGTTGCGACCGTGTCAAAGACATCTTGTCCGTGCTCACTGCTACTGCTGTAAGACGGTGGTGTTGCAGTGTGGCCTTCTGAGGCAcgactacctacctaggtagtttTGTCCAACAAAGCAAATGCCACCAATTGTTACTGTTGCTGCCATGCTGTTAGGCGTTGTTTGACcaattctttcttttgtgtGTCCCCGGCTGGCTTAATCAGATACGTACAGAGCGTAGTggcttttccttttttttatcCTTCCAGGTTGATTGCTACATACGGTTGCGACGAGAATACCCGGTGTCGATCGaattgattgattgattgattgattgcACCTTGACGACCGAACGGCGGCGCTTCTTCACGACGGGATTAGATTCGAGGGAACAGACAGAAGAGCATGAGACGCTAGACATCCCCTTTTGCGTTTCAACCCGCGGCGGCCAACAGCGCAACCaagcgagcgagcgagcgcATCGCAATTCCCATTTACCTACCTCACATACCACCGCGTCCACTTGAACAACTCCCACGATGCGCctcctctcaacaacaacccccatcgttgtcctcctccccctcctctccctcactACAGCctacacccccctccctgactccctcctctcctccatcacgcCCCCACTTCCAACAGACTTCGACATTCTCCCCTCGcaacccctctccctcctctccccgctcctcatcccccgcgTCCCCGGAACGCCAGGCCAAATCCGCGCCCAAGAACATTTCATCAAATTCTTTACCAAAAACCTCCCCGAATGGGAGATTAATTGGCAAAACTCCACCGGGACGACGCCCGTGACGGGGGATAAGCAGGTTCCCTTTCAGAATATAATACTCCGGCGGGAACCGCCCTGGACGAAGAAACGTGGGCCGGGGCAGGCGAGCTTGTTGACGCTTGTGGCGCATTATGACAGCAAGATTGAGCCAAAGGGCTTTATCGGGGCGACGGACAGTGCGGGGCCTTGTGCGGTGTTGATGTACACCGCgagggagattgagaaggagttgGTCAAGATGTGGGGGGCACaagatggggggaaggttgaggagggggaggaagggaaggggaagaggggggaggatgtggggGTCCAGATCTTGTtgctggatggggaggaggcttttGATAGGTGGACGGATACGGATAGCTTGTATGGGGCTAGGTGAGTACtctggggagaaggggtgaCAGGAAAGGGGAATGCTAATAAGATGGGATAGGTCACTGGCGCAACACTGGGAGGCTAACCCCTACCCGGCCATGTCCAAGTTCAAGAACCCGATGAGGCAGATCAGCTTGTTTGTCTTGTTGGATTTGTTGGGGAGTGCTAGTCCGAGGGTGCCGAGTTATTTCCAGTCGACGCACTGGGCGTATCAGAGGATGGCGAGCATtgaggggaggatgaggcaGATGGGGATATTGAAGACGAGTCCCAAGGAGCCGTTCTTGCCGGATGGGGGAACGAATTCTACGCAGTTTGAGAGTCAGGGGTTTGTGGGGGATGATCATGTACCGTTCATGGCGAGGGGGGCTCCGGTGCTGCATTTGATTCCTACGCCGTTTCCGAGGGTGTGGCATAcgatggaggatgatggggagcaCTTGGATACTGAGACGTTGAGGGATTGGGCGATGTTGGTGACGGGGTTTGTTTTGGAGTGGATGGatgttgggaaggggaagtcATAGGGGAGAAGGAATGAGGTATACCAGGACTCGTGCGGGAGAGGGGTGGTAATTgtatatacgtatatatggctttgggagggaggttgcAATCAAGACATTCAAGATCTATGCATCTTGGATCCCTATGTTCAGTCTAACGACATgctcctcgacaagctcctTGGTGTACGGGAGCCGTTCGCCACTTCCCTCGTGTTGCGCAGCTCTTGCCCACAAGCAAGAAAATGAAGACTCTCAGGATTTCCATGCCAGAGAGAAACTGGATATACATACAATTTACGTTTATACAAAAATAACAGCTGGTCTTCTAGAACGCCCTGGGCCTGGCAGATCCGAGTCGGGCAGGCGCATCGTGGGGTGGCGCGGATGGCGGGGCGCTGTTGGCCCACGCAGTCAGTCACccgtcaaccccaccaaTTATTGCATGTGCTGGAGCCGCCGCTGTGCCTGAAGTTCCCAAGAGACATGACCTGCCGACAGTGTTTCGTCCGACTTTGAAACAAACAATCAGACTTTTGCTCCATCTCAATCTCGGAGGGGCCCGTTCAAAACTCGACCGTTGCACCACATTCTAGGCAAGAAAGGCCACCTACCACTTCACGACCTTTAGCTCGCTTTAGGTAGCCAACCATCCCTTTGAAGCACTCAGGGGAtcagccatcaccaactccctGGAATCTAGAAAGCGCGCGTAAGGTTGggcttttcttcctccttcaAGTTTTCTGCAGAGACGCACAAGGCATCTCTGCATTACCCAAAAACGGCTTCTCACGAGTCTACCCAGTCTCTCACGCCCTCCGAGGCCCAACGCGATCTCCTTCgcaaaacaaccaccgcGGGAAGCATCCTCTTCAACCGCGCTTACACTtccaacacccaacccccaccgaCTCCGCGCTTCGTCGTTTCGCACCCCGAACGAGCACCACAGTCGAGCTCGCAGAATCAACAAACGGCAAACATGGACGGCAAGAGACAGCACCACAGCTCCTTCcagcagctggagaagctcgGCGAGGGTACCTATGCGACAGTGAGTCATGCGGCCTTGATATCTGTTTACTTTGTGTGTGGATTGTTCTAACTTTTTCGTTAGGTTTTCAAAGGCCGCAATCGCCAGACGGGCGAATTCGTCGCTCTCAAGGAAATCCATCTCGACTCGGAAGAGGGCACCCCTAGCACGGCTATTAGAGAGATCTCCCTGATGAAGGAGCTGAAACACGAGAATATTGTCGCACTGCACGATGTGATCCACACGGAAAACAAGCTGATGCTTGTCTTTGAGTACATGGACGGTGATCTCAAAAAATACATGGACAACAACGGCGAGCGTGGGATGCTCAAGCCACATATTGTCAAGTCTTTCATGTGGCAATTGCTGCAGGGCATTCACTTCTGTCACGAGAACCGAGTCCTGCACCGCGATCTCAAGCCACAGAATCTTttgatcaacaacaagctgcaGCTCAAGCTTGGTGATTTCGGCCTGGCTCGTGCCTTTGGCATTCCGGTTAACACCTTCAGTAACGAGGTTGTCACGCTCTGGTACCGCGCCCCGGATGTTTTGTTGGGAAGCAGgacatacaacaccagcatTGACATCTGGTCAGCTGGCTGCATCATGGCCGAGATGTTTTCTGGACGACCGCTGTTCCCTGGTACCACTAACGAGGATCAGACGATCAGGATCTTCAGGATCATGGGCACGCCAACGGAGAGGACGTGGCCGGGGCTGTCACAGTTCCCCGAGTATAAGGCGAATTGGCAGATGTATGCG encodes the following:
- a CDS encoding hypothetical protein (EggNog:ENOG503P1V2), with amino-acid sequence MDDAARLVSELHDKLAELDGKVAAYQRDMLAEFHKHMEDCLKDYPDDVSSQVSRVIAESMSRYPALSPTNQDMADSPATTTHHKTPGWKGRKSPPPVLPHRSGVPTKEGPRSPHEREKEFQGVFTPTYLPLLESNERSSHRPPPTSPVPVPSVVQQPQQQQQQPPPQQPPQQQLQSPTPLSVDNVKKVEEIKKPEAPVEGRPDPIRRLTDRSTSSVESSSSESKVRRSALRRSSSSVKGAASPRRVRFDFSGEEVFPSSSPQQAASLVAMAVEDDEADKPKAELLPVVETSATSATAVVEDESPEPEEEYIGTSLLDVEGEEDWLPRPKKVSSTQALQALTRSPLEEGSFWTVVNANNNEESGKVNGQKEKETSTSAPAPVKVDSQATLRPVDGPGEDIPVIGLLGSPIEELEQYVDDDNESEEEFLSMRPKNNKKSPSPGAQTPFKSPAASQFGPSNQTSKASGPSKTNGKQDILEEDPLFDFEDGENGTGKAEKYLLEEEDDDDEDDDGVEVRIPHRPMRTTPTPLQTVLEDENKKHSRTTSLPPVSPSAVLFGHSIGSFRGNSISLNPIKNTKLYDEIAGLKDVHFFVGSVDGRSGAEAADMGSYRAMSKGVPAVPRSFTERLAIEEAMERRRHEDDDE
- the PHO85 gene encoding negative regulator of the PHO system (EggNog:ENOG503NVF8; COG:T), translated to MDGKRQHHSSFQQLEKLGEGTYATVFKGRNRQTGEFVALKEIHLDSEEGTPSTAIREISLMKELKHENIVALHDVIHTENKLMLVFEYMDGDLKKYMDNNGERGMLKPHIVKSFMWQLLQGIHFCHENRVLHRDLKPQNLLINNKLQLKLGDFGLARAFGIPVNTFSNEVVTLWYRAPDVLLGSRTYNTSIDIWSAGCIMAEMFSGRPLFPGTTNEDQTIRIFRIMGTPTERTWPGLSQFPEYKANWQMYATQPLRNILPQIDEKGIDLLQRMLQLRPELRISAAEALNHEWFAEFHQPAHPQQHHPQQPMMHPHRGYQQHTVSSQNVYGNYQG
- a CDS encoding hypothetical protein (MEROPS:MER0015095; COG:O; EggNog:ENOG503NVQ0) yields the protein MRLLSTTTPIVVLLPLLSLTTAYTPLPDSLLSSITPPLPTDFDILPSQPLSLLSPLLIPRVPGTPGQIRAQEHFIKFFTKNLPEWEINWQNSTGTTPVTGDKQVPFQNIILRREPPWTKKRGPGQASLLTLVAHYDSKIEPKGFIGATDSAGPCAVLMYTAREIEKELVKMWGAQDGGKVEEGEEGKGKRGEDVGVQILLLDGEEAFDRWTDTDSLYGARSLAQHWEANPYPAMSKFKNPMRQISLFVLLDLLGSASPRVPSYFQSTHWAYQRMASIEGRMRQMGILKTSPKEPFLPDGGTNSTQFESQGFVGDDHVPFMARGAPVLHLIPTPFPRVWHTMEDDGEHLDTETLRDWAMLVTGFVLEWMDVGKGKS